TTTACCAAAAATCCTACCGGCATCCTCATGTCGCGGATTACCAACGACGTCGGTTCCGTCCAGGGAGCCGTATCGGAAGCTGTCACCAGTCTCCTGAAAGATTCCTTCACTCTCATCTGTCTCGTCTTTGTTATCTTCTACCGGGACTGGCAATTAGCCATAATCGCCATGTTTGTCTTTCCGCTGACCATCTATCCTATTGCCAAGTTCGGCCAGAAAATGCGGAACATCGCAACACGCACCCAGGTGACAATGGGAAGCCTGACCACACTCCTCCAGGAAACCATATCCGGAACAAGGATTGTCAAGGCTTTCAGCATGGAAGAATATGAAAACAAGCGATTTGCACAAGAAAACGAACACCTCTTCAAGCTGGCGTTGAAGTCCGTATCCGTAAGCGCCGTATCAAGTCCCTTCATGGAATTCCTCGGAGGGATAGGCATCGCTGCGATTGTCTTCTATGGAGGTTACCAGGTAATAAAAGGCGTCTCCACACCGGGAACTTTCTTTTCTTTTCTCACAGCACTCATCATGCTCTATGAACCGGTAAAAAGGCTGACTAATGTCAATAACACTATTCAGCAGGGGGTAGCCGGCGCAAAACGGGTCTTCAGCATCATCGACATGATCCCCGATATAAGGAACGATATAAATGCCATTGATCTGCCAAAGATTTCCAGGGACATTGATATCGAGAACGTTACGTTCTGCTATGAAGAAACACCCGTTTTAAGAAGTATTAATCTCTCAATCAAAGCGGGTGAGGTTGTCGCCTTTGTCGGCATGAGCGGTGGAGGGAAAACTACCCTCGTGAATCTGATCCCGCGCTTTTACGATGTCACAGAGGGAAGGATTCTGATTGACGGCCATGATATCCGCAATGTTACTATCGAATCCCTGCGTGGGCAGATCGGTATCGTCACCCAGCAAACCATTCTCTTTAATGACACGGTGAGAAACAATATCGCCTACGGCAACATCGAAAAGACCGATGAAAATATTATCCAGGCTGCGCGTGCTGCCAACGCTCATGACTTCATCACGAACCTGCCGAAGGGATACGATACAGTTATCGGCGAACAGGGGGCAAAACTCTCCGGAGGCGAGAGACAGCGACTTTCCATTGCGAGAGCCCTGCTCAAAGATGCCCATATTCTTATTCTCGATGAGGCGACATCGTCCCTCGACACGGAAGCGGAAATCGAGGTTCAGGACGCCCTGGAAAATCTCATGAAGGGAAGAACAACCCTGATAATTGCTCACCGGCTTTCAACAATCCGTAACGCCCATCGGATAATAGTGCTTGCAAATGGTGAGATTGTTGAAGAGGGAACCCACGAATCCCTTCTGGAAAAAAGGGGAGAATACTTTAAATATTACACCATGCAGTTTAAAGATGAAAGCAGGAACAGCATTGAAAAAACTCGCCCCTAGATTAAGAGAAATCTGGTATATCGACACCGCTGTATCCGTTCTGAACCCCCTAAACATGGTCTTACACCTCATATCCTTACTCTACCGTGCAACGGTAAGCTTGAGGAACCTGATGTATAATTCGGGAATTTTCAAACAAAACAAACTCCCCTGCATGGTGATCAGCATCGGAAATATAACCGTTGGTGGAACAGGAAAAACCCCTACAGTAATTATGTTGGCAAAGATGCTGAAAGAAAAAGGGTATAGACCAGCCATACTGAGCAGGGGATATGGCGGGAAAGCAAAATCCCCTGTCAATGTCGTATCAGACGGTTCAAAAATTCTGATGGGACACAGTGAAGCTGGAGATGAACCGGTCCTCATCGCGAAATCGGCAGAGGGTATCCCCGTCATTACAGGCCCCAAAAGAGCCCTGACAGGCATGTTCGCCATAGAAAACCTGGATGCCGATATCCTGATTCTTGATGATGCCTTCCAGCACAGAAGTATCTTCAGGGATGTAGACATTGTCATCCTGAATCGGGAACAACCCTTCGGAAACGGTTTCCTGTTCCCCAGGGGACCGCTCCGGGAACCCACGGCAGCTCTGAATCGTGCTCATTTCCTCATATGGAAAGATAGCGACAGAAATGGCCGTTATCCAAAATATCAGGAACAGGGCATAGGCTGGTTCCTCCCCGTCCTGTCTTTGTACCTGAAACCGAAAGATATCATTCAAGGGGAAACGGGAAATGTCTATCCCCTGGAATTTCTCAAGGAAAAAAGGGTTTGTGCCTTTGCAGGGATCGGT
This genomic interval from Deltaproteobacteria bacterium contains the following:
- the lpxK gene encoding tetraacyldisaccharide 4'-kinase, coding for MKAGTALKKLAPRLREIWYIDTAVSVLNPLNMVLHLISLLYRATVSLRNLMYNSGIFKQNKLPCMVISIGNITVGGTGKTPTVIMLAKMLKEKGYRPAILSRGYGGKAKSPVNVVSDGSKILMGHSEAGDEPVLIAKSAEGIPVITGPKRALTGMFAIENLDADILILDDAFQHRSIFRDVDIVILNREQPFGNGFLFPRGPLREPTAALNRAHFLIWKDSDRNGRYPKYQEQGIGWFLPVLSLYLKPKDIIQGETGNVYPLEFLKEKRVCAFAGIGSPEALRRTIESLDGVVVNFIDFPDHYRYTEEDISDIQRKSSDSSAEIIMTTEKDGIRLTDFPDFLKDVFLLRVEMEMLPSREEFEALIFEKLK
- a CDS encoding ABC transporter transmembrane domain-containing protein; this encodes FTKNPTGILMSRITNDVGSVQGAVSEAVTSLLKDSFTLICLVFVIFYRDWQLAIIAMFVFPLTIYPIAKFGQKMRNIATRTQVTMGSLTTLLQETISGTRIVKAFSMEEYENKRFAQENEHLFKLALKSVSVSAVSSPFMEFLGGIGIAAIVFYGGYQVIKGVSTPGTFFSFLTALIMLYEPVKRLTNVNNTIQQGVAGAKRVFSIIDMIPDIRNDINAIDLPKISRDIDIENVTFCYEETPVLRSINLSIKAGEVVAFVGMSGGGKTTLVNLIPRFYDVTEGRILIDGHDIRNVTIESLRGQIGIVTQQTILFNDTVRNNIAYGNIEKTDENIIQAARAANAHDFITNLPKGYDTVIGEQGAKLSGGERQRLSIARALLKDAHILILDEATSSLDTEAEIEVQDALENLMKGRTTLIIAHRLSTIRNAHRIIVLANGEIVEEGTHESLLEKRGEYFKYYTMQFKDESRNSIEKTRP